DNA from Microbacterium sp. SORGH_AS_0969:
CGCAGATCGCGATGAGGCGCGGGTTGCCCGCGAGCACGTCCTTCAACGCCGTCGGAGTCTGCCGGGCCACCGCGACGATGCCCTGGGGCGTGACCGTGTCGGCCATGGCATCCAGGACCGCCTCGGTCGTGTACTGCAGGTCGACGCCCGCTCGCTCGGCGGCATCGCGCACATCGGTGTGCTTCTCGAGAGCCGTCGGGGTCGCGTAGAGCTCGAGCATGGTCTCGGGAGCCCACGCGAGGGCTTCGCGCGCGGCCTGCGGACCCTCGAGGAGGAAGAGGCCGGTCTCTTGACGGGCGGCGCGCTTGCTGAGCTTGGCCACGGCGCGCACCCGCGGCGAACGGGGGTTCTCAAGCACGTCCTCAGTGTATGACGTGGGCGGCATAGACCCCCGGATGCCGCGCGGAAACGACGAACGGGCGCCCTCCGCAGAGGACGCCCGTTCGGTGCGAGGACGCGTCTTACGCGGTCTTCGGAGCGTTGACGTCGCTGGGCAGCGCCGCCTTCGCGGTCTGAACCAGCGAGGCGAACACGGCGGGCTCGTTCACGGCGAGCTCGGCGAGCATACGACGGTCGACCTGGACACCCGCGAGGCCGAGGCCCTGGATGAAGCGGTTGTACGTGAGGCCGTTCTGGCGGGACGCAGCGTTGATGCGCTGGATCCACAGACGACGGAAGTCGCCCTTGCGCTTGCGACGGTCACGGTACGCGTACACCAGGGAGTGGGTGACCTGCTCCTTGGCCTTGCGGTACAGGCGCGAACGCTGACCGCGGTAACCGGAGGCGCGCTCGAGGATGACGCGACGCTTCTTGTGGGCGTTTACTGCCCGCTTGACTCTAGCCATTTCTGTTTCTTCCTAACGTGCGTCGGCGCTCAGAGACCGAGGAGCTTCTTGGCGACCTTCGAGTCACCGGCGGCCAGGACCTGCTCCTGGTTCAGGCGGCGGGTGCGCTTCGAGGCCTTGCCTTCGAGGTTGTGGCGCATGCCGGCCTGCTGCTTCATGAGCTTGCCGCTACCGGTCAGCTTGAAGCGCTTCTTGGCGCCCGAGTGGGTCTTCTGCTTCGGCATCTGTCTTCCTTCGTTGGTGTTCCCGGCGAAGCGGGAGTCTGGGGAGCTTTACTCGGCGGGGGCCGAGGTGGGCGTTTCTTCCGGGGCCGAGTCGCCGCGAGCAGCGCTGCGCGCCGCCTCACGGTTCGCCGCGCGCTGCGCGTTCTGCTCGGTCTTGACCTCGGACTTGTTCTTGTGAGGAGCGACCACCATCACCATGTTGCGGCCGTCGATCGTGGGGTTGGACTCGACGGTGCCGAACTCGGCGACATCTTCCGCGAACTTGCGGAGCAGGCGCACACCCTGCTCGGGACGCGACTGCTCGCGACCGCGGAACAGGATCATCGCCTTCACCTTGTCGCCCGCCTGGAGGAAACCCTCGGCGCGCTTGAGCTTGGTGATGTAGTCGTGAGCCTCGATCTTGAGGCGGAACCGGACCTCTTTGAGGACCGTGTTCGCCTGGTTACGGCGCGTTTCCTTGGCCTTCTGAGCGGCTTCGTACTTGAACTTGCCGTAGTCCATGATCTTGACCACGGGAGGCTTCGAGCTCGGCGCAACCTCGACCAGGTCGAGGTCCGCTTCCTGGGCCAGGCGCAGCGCAGCTTCGATTCGGACGATGCCGACCTGCTCGCCGTTGGGTCCGACGAGACGGACCTCCGGGACTCGGATGCGCTCGTTGGTGCGGGGATCGCTGATGCGGAACTCCTCTTGTGTGCGGGTGGTGGCCGCCGCGATCCGGTGGAATCGCGGGCGAAGAGGAGTACACACGCCACCCGGCACGGTGCTGTCAGCACCGGCTTCTGCACCCAGTCGACCCCGTGCAAAACGGAGCGGAGTGCGGGAACCCGGTAGCCTGGAGCGGCAAGCGCGGGTGGGATGTGATCCTCTTTCGTACGGAGTGAGACACTCCGAAGCCCGCCATAGTCTAGCAGAGAGATTCCCGTGGACACGATCCCCTCCGAACAGCCCGCCGACGACCACAC
Protein-coding regions in this window:
- the rplT gene encoding 50S ribosomal protein L20, with the translated sequence MARVKRAVNAHKKRRVILERASGYRGQRSRLYRKAKEQVTHSLVYAYRDRRKRKGDFRRLWIQRINAASRQNGLTYNRFIQGLGLAGVQVDRRMLAELAVNEPAVFASLVQTAKAALPSDVNAPKTA
- the rpmI gene encoding 50S ribosomal protein L35, which produces MPKQKTHSGAKKRFKLTGSGKLMKQQAGMRHNLEGKASKRTRRLNQEQVLAAGDSKVAKKLLGL
- the infC gene encoding translation initiation factor IF-3, with the translated sequence MAAATTRTQEEFRISDPRTNERIRVPEVRLVGPNGEQVGIVRIEAALRLAQEADLDLVEVAPSSKPPVVKIMDYGKFKYEAAQKAKETRRNQANTVLKEVRFRLKIEAHDYITKLKRAEGFLQAGDKVKAMILFRGREQSRPEQGVRLLRKFAEDVAEFGTVESNPTIDGRNMVMVVAPHKNKSEVKTEQNAQRAANREAARSAARGDSAPEETPTSAPAE